A portion of the Drosophila sechellia strain sech25 chromosome 2R, ASM438219v1, whole genome shotgun sequence genome contains these proteins:
- the LOC6608141 gene encoding uncharacterized protein LOC6608141 codes for MPGNLFEVLLTVAILPVISLAASPEDGLHQYRASPKLTGPVKLLHDPEDTILNSLDGALEKISTIYMQALFAGTHTPELEAPLRALEMELFDLLDQLYNQNRLKDYIKYEAEVTRQMIIYNMLKRLFGYTQENEAGSV; via the coding sequence ATGCCGGGAAATCTGTTTGAAGTGTTACTAACTGTGGCAATCCTGCCAGTTATTAGTTTGGCAGCTAGTCCTGAAGATGGTCTGCACCAGTACCGTGCTTCTCCAAAGCTCACGGGTCCCGTGAAGCTCCTACACGATCCCGAGGACACCATTCTGAACAGCTTGGATGGCGCTCTGGAAAAGATCTCCACCATCTACATGCAGGCCTTGTTCGCTGGTACCCACACCCCGGAACTGGAAGCACCACTGCGAGCCCTCGAAATGGAGTTGTTCGATCTGCTGGACCAGCTCTATAATCAGAATCGTCTCAAGGACTATATAAAGTACGAGGCGGAAGTGACGCGACAAATGATAATCTACAACATGCTCAAGAGATTGTTTGGCTACACACAGGAAAATGAGGCTGGATCTGTCTGA
- the LOC6608143 gene encoding protein deadpan — MDYKNDINSDDDFDCSNGYSDSYGSNGRMSNPNGLSKAELRKTNKPIMEKRRRARINHCLNELKSLILEAMKKDPARHTKLEKADILEMTVKHLQSVQRQQLNMAIQSDPSVVQKFKTGFVECAEEVNRYVSQMDGIDTGVRQRLSAHLNQCANSLEQIGSMSNFSNGYRGGMFPATAVTAAPTPLFPSLPQDLNNNSRTDSSAPAIQMGGLQLIPSRLPSGEFALIMPNTGSAAPPPGPFAWPGSAAGVAAGTASAALASIANPTHLNDYTQSFRMSAFSKPVNTSASANLPENLIHTLPGQTQLPVKNSTSPPLSPISSISSHCEESRAASPTVDVMSKHSFAGVFSTPPPTSAETSFNTSGSLNLSAGSHDSSGCSRPLAHLQQQQVSSTSGIAKRDREAEAESSDCSLDEPSSKKFLAGAIEKSSSAWRPW, encoded by the exons ATGGATTACAAAAACGATATTAATTCCGACGACGACTTCGACTGCTCCAACGGCTATAGCGACAGCTATGGCTCCAATGGACGCATGTCCAATCCCAATGGATTGTCAAAAGCAGAACTTAGAAAG ACAAACAAACCGATTATGGAGAAACGTCGCCGAGCTCGCATTAATCACTGCCTCAACGAACTGAAGTCCCTTATCCTGGAGGCGATGAAAAAAGAC CCGGCTCGTCATACCAAACTGGAGAAGGCCGACATACTTGAGATGACGGTGAAGCATCTGCAGTCGGTGCAGCGCCAGCAGCTCAACATGGCCATCCAATCGGATCCCAGTGTGGTCCAGAAGTTCAAGACGGGATTTGTGGAGTGCGCGGAGGAGGTGAACCGCTATGTTAGCCAAATGGATGGCATTGACACCGGTGTTCGTCAGCGGCTCAGCGCCCACCTGAACCAGTGTGCCAATAGTCTGGAGCAGATCGGTTCGATGAGCAACTTCAGCAATGGATACCGTGGTGGCATGTTTCCCGCAACGGCTGTCACGGCTGCTCCCACTCCGCTGTTCCCCTCGTTGCCGCAGGACTTGAACAACAACAGCCGCACGGATTCGTCGGCCCCGGCCATCCAAATGGGTGGACTTCAGCTAATTCCCTCCCGCCTGCCCTCGGGAGAGTTTGCCCTGATTATGCCGAATACCGGATCCGCTGCTCCGCCTCCGGGACCCTTTGCCTGGCCAGGATCCGCAGCGGGAGTCGCAGCTGGAACAGCCAGTGCTGCCTTGGCCAGCATTGCCAATCCCACGCATCTGAATGACTACACACAGAGCTTCCGGATGAGCGCGTTCAGCAAACCGGTCAATACCTCAGCCTCAGCCAATCTTCCGGAAAACCTCATCCACACACTGCCCGGCCAAACGCAACTGCCGGTGAAGAACAGCACAAGCCCACCGCTGAGCCCCATCTCCTCCATCTCCAGCCACTGCGAGGAGTCGCGGGCAGCTTCGCCCACCGTGGATGTGATGAGCAAGCACAGTTTCGCCGGCGTCTTCTCAACTCCGCCGCCAACCAGCGCGGAGACCTCCTTCAACACCAGCGGATCCCTCAACTTGAGTGCCGGCAGCCACGACAGCAGCGGATGCTCGCGACCGCTGGCCCActtgcagcaacagcaagtgAGCTCCACCAGCGGAATCGCCAAGCGCGACAGGGAGGCGGAGGCCGAGTCCAGCGACTGCTCCCTGGACGAACCCTCGTCCAAGAAATTCCTAGCTGGCGCCATCGAAAAGTCGAGCTCCGCTTGGAGGCCGTGGTAG